The following coding sequences lie in one Saccopteryx bilineata isolate mSacBil1 chromosome X, mSacBil1_pri_phased_curated, whole genome shotgun sequence genomic window:
- the LOC136316900 gene encoding protein N-terminal asparagine amidohydrolase-like: MMNSIKSFSDSAQCGRLELHLVGGFSDDRQLSQKLTHQLLSEFDRQEDDIHLVTLCVTELNDWEENENHFPIIYGIAVNVKTAEIYRASFQDRGLEEELRAARALIGGPMISFYDSKTEQLRIGPYFWMPFPHVDFWLQQDDKQILENLSTSPLAEPSHFVEHIRSTLMFLKKYPSPTNTLFPENEALLYKKNEDGLWEKISSLES, translated from the coding sequence ATGATGAACTCCATAAAATCCTTTTCTGACTCTGCCCAATGTGGAAGGCTGGAACTGCACCTCGTGGGCGGCTTCAGTGACGACAGGCAGTTGTCACAAAAACTTACTCATCAACTTCTTAGTGAATTTGACAGACAAGAAGATGACATTCACTTAGTGACATTATGTGTGACAGAATTAAATGACTGGGAAGAAAACGAAAACCACTTTCCAATCATTTATGGCATTGCTGTCAACGTTAAAACTGCAGAGATTTACAGAGCCTCCTTCCAAGATCGTGGTCTAGAGGAGGAGCTGCGTGCTGCACGAGCTTTAATAGGAGGACCAATGATTAGTTTTTATGATTCAAAGACAGAACAACTTCGAATAGGACCGTATTTCTGGATGCCATTTCCACATGTGGATTTCTGGTTGCAGCAAGATGATAAGCAAATACTAGAGAATCTGTCCACTTCACCTCTAGCTGAGCCCTCTCACTTTGTTGAACATATTAGATCTAccttgatgtttttaaaaaaatacccatCTCCAACAAACACGCTATTTCCTGAAAATGAAGCTCTCCTCtacaaaaagaatgaagatggcTTATGGGAAAAGATCTCCTCTCTAGAAAGCTAA